TATTGATCATTTCAAGCAGCAACGAGCTGAAAGTACAcgtatatgaaataaaaataaattgataatgaGAGGATCTGTTCAGGTAAAGAGTTAAGCTTGCACTGAGTTCCCCACTGCTGTTTATAATTTTCGAATCAATATTATGGCTATTACGCTTATTACACTGATTATAATCAGCAACCACCATCAATTTGTACTTAAGCTACTGAGTAggtaattaacttttataataaGAATTGATTCTCACTTATCCGCTTTCTTTATACTTTTTATCATGTCAACGACCGTTCAATTTAAAACATCAACGTCAGTTCAAATTAGTCTATGAACCTCTTCTGTCATCGAGTTTGAGCTCGCTAAAATGATTGTCAAGAACCGCAAAATGTACATCAGGTTTCAAACTTTGATCAGGCGCTTGCAGTTAATTATCAGTTTTTGGTCATCGAAGGATtcgagtattttatttttgtcattaCCGTTCTTGCATCTAGGTGGTTTTGTACTACCGTTAATCGGtgtagttaattttttcagaactTACATTTCAAACATCAATCTTGCTACGAAAGGTTTGAGTGTTTTGGTTGGATATTCTACAGTTATTATGAAAGtgaagtattattattttatattttataaaaattaatagtttttgGACAAAaaacttgttaatttttgatcattttaaattttaactttgaaaaaaaaattttttttcgtttttaaattcattttttgaaacaaatatagttttataatgaattcatcaagaatttatagaaaataaaattcatgaaaGTGACTCACCATTTTCTTTAAGGACGTTCCGAGAAAAAACcgttttcttaaaatttttttgaaattttaagtaCTTATACTCATGATTATCCTCTATGagcagaaattttttaaaatagtccTTGCGGcactaaattttcaaatgttagcatttaaaatttatatattttacatacacagaaaaaaaaatttacttgaatcaagtaaataattttgaagaacttcatcttcttgatttgagtagaaaaatttttaaactgagaaattttttttggtttaagcaaattttacttgattcaagaatttttcacttgattcaagttaatttttttttctgtgtacaaaCCCTATGCTGACCGACATTCAAGcgaacgttttattaaatatcaatctTACTTTTCTAaggattgttttaaaaaactgagaatcattaattaaagatacaagtattttttatcaaaaataacataaacaagcggtattcttttttttataaaaaattttttaagttagtGACTTCAATATTTTACGTGAGTGCATGAGAAAGAAACCAATAGCCATGACCTATTGCTGTCTTTTTTTTGTCTAGGAACGTCcttaacatttttatagaaaagttaaattattttcataataaattaattccaaaattatatttatttcaaaatatgaatttaaggatcaaatttatgaaaaaaaaaattttttaaacgaaagtatacttaaattttttaatattttgtcagatgataacatttataataaagCGCAAAGAAATAAACAAGCTACACTCGCTCCTCGAGCCGTATGTCGAAAAATTGGTAGAAAAATCTGGAATGTCGCATGATGTTTTAAGAGAAGTGAGTATGTTTCGAGGATTATGTGCAACTTTAACCGGGTGCGTAACAACATCATCCACTCTGTATGCGGTGATACCTCTAGTAACAGTGTTCAACCAATGGAGACACAACAAACCGATAAAAATGAACCACCTCTACCCCGTGATCTATCCCTGGGAAAAAGCCCCTACTGGCGCTGTGTTCTATTGCCAAATTATCAATGAATATTTCACAACGTTCAGTATCATCACAGTAACCTCCAGCGTAGACTCTTTGTTCGTTTACTACGCATTTCAAATGGTCTGTATGATTCGTGACATTGCACATAACATTTCGTCTCTAACTGAGGAAAACTGTCAAGAAATTGTCGGTAAATGTGTACGTCAATATGCAGTGTTGCTAGAGTGCAGAAGCGAAATGGACAAGGTgaacaatttttcaatcatatttaatttttttttaaactaaaaaaataattttaaaggttTTTGGACCGATAATTCTCTGGTCGATGGGAACTAATGCTGTCGTACTTTGCGGACTAATTTTTCAGCTGTCTCACGTGagaagaaattcaaaaataaattttaaattacagaattgaaaaaaaatcaattttaatattttaaataattttcaggcTAAAACAATACCAGTTTTGACAATGTTTTTGTGTGCAGCATACGTTGCCTTCAAAGTGACACAAATTTTCATGTTTGCATGGGCTGCATCAAAATTTACTACGGAggtaaattttatcaactcaAACTTGTTATACTTttccaatttaattaattcaaaattttaatactcaTTTCAAAGAGTGACGATCTGTCAGACACTATCTACGCTGCTGATTGGTTTGGGGGTAAGGACAGAATGAAGGCGATAACAATAATGCTGGCCCAGAAACCTTTGGTTTTTACAGCTTGCAGCTTTTCAACGATATCAATTGAAATGTTTTCAGCAGTCTGTATTCGTCAgccacactgatagaaggatttcttagtatttaaaaagatttctttgtattcaagaagtcatttcttaaacatcatttctcagtatttaaaaaatatttcttagtatttaagaaatatttcagAAATGATgttcaaaaaatgattttttaaatacaaagaaatcttaaatgctaagaaatccttctatcaatgCATGATTAGTTTTATTCCTGATctgataattaattgataattatttttttgttttccttCAGGTTATGAACACAACGATATCATACTTTCTTCTACTGAAAAATTTCGACCCTGATGCTTAAGCGCACACAATTAACCAAAATtgaaactgaaaaattattttgaatatcgTTATTGGTTATGTagaactcaaaaataaaaatcatcttaGATGCGTAGTGTATTTATACTAATTTTTGGAATGAAAACTTAAATTACGTATCACAGCACCCATACGTGGAATAATTATCACtgttttattgtatttacaaGAATTAATTCAAAACTTTCTGGAAAATTGTAACCTTTCGagtgaatatttaattaatttgcattaaagacaaataaaacttttgaGAACTTAAATTTactaacaaaaaatgaaaaataaatttaccgaATTCAAAACCACTGAATGAAAATTACTTCATCCAGTTGAAATCCATACTTGGGATATACTTGTGACTTATGACAAATGAAAATGACATGATAATGATACGATCTGCTCAAGTGAAGAGTCAAGCTGAAACTAACATCCCCACCACCGAGCATAATTATCGaatcaatataatttctattattcCAACTATTACGCCAATCATCTGATTATGTTAAAGATAAATCATTAGATCATTAAATCATTAGATTCTATAATACAAATTGATTCCCAGTATACTTAATGCTTGAAATTTTCTCATGTATAATCCAAGAATTACCAGCTCGAATTAGTCTGCTCTTAATCTTCTACTTGATAGATTGCAACGATGATTGCAGAGAAACGAATAGAATACATGAAGTTTCGAATCATGGTAAAACGTTTTCTCTGCATCATCGGATTTTGGTCGTcggaaaattcaaatatattcttcaaaaatttgttatttttacatctctcattttttataattcccATTATTGGtgtgattaattttttcaaaactcaCATTTCGAATATACACCTTGCTACAAAAGGTTTGAGTGTTCTCGTCGGGTTTTCTACAATTATCGTCAAAGTAtagtatcaaattttttttattttcaaaaatatatattataaataattctttctGTTTTAATTACGGCAAGGTAGTATGTTTCGTCATCAACCGAAAAGACATTAACGATTTGTACGAAATTCTCGATCCCTATGTCGATGAATTATTGAACAAATCTGGAATTTCggacataattttaaaaggaATATCAAATTTTCGTCGCCTATGCAAAGTTGCCGCTGGATTTGTGACGGTGTCTTGTTCTTCTTATGCAATCGCACCGATTCTTTCAATAATTAGCCAGTGGAGACTCGAAAAACGACCTATTAGATACAATCTAATTTATCCGACTGCTTACCCTTGGGAGCATCCTGCGAGTGGTTTCTTGTACAATTGTCATTTTTTGAACGAATACTTAACGACATTTAGTATCATCACTGTAACAGCTAGCATAGATAGTGTTTTTGTGTACTacgtttttcaaataatcGGAATGATACGTGAGATTTCGCACCACATGTCACGTTTCGATCAGGGCAATGCAGATGCTGTTATTCGTCAATGTGTTCAACAGTATGAAGTGTTACTGGAGTGTCGGAGGAAAGTCGAAAAGATTTTTGGGCCTATAATACTTTGGTCAATGGGTACCAATGCAATCATACTATGtgctgtaatttttcaactatctcATGTAAGAAATCTCTATTTTAGAATatctatttattgtttttcaatCATAAATTTAGAACTTATGATTAATACAAATGATGTGCATTAAATCATATCATACCACATCATTTTAGTTGATTTgaatgtaaatttttgtataatatcGATTGGAGCAGTTTTAGATGATAGTCACGCAAAATTTGTGATAAAATgaaactaataatttcaatttaacccgtgcaaaaaaaaaattgagtttcatcagtcattttaatttttttacaatattgtataaaattttttttttttgcaaatatattttctttgcaataattataatggtaaatattatcaatttaatgataaaaataatttatttttttttattttgaatgtttttaaagaaatttaaaacatttttaaaattcattgtaaaatcatttttatttcaaaatttgaatgaaattcttaaatctttaaattcaaattttgaaacaaatccttttgttttgaattaaattttgaatcaaatctTTGAATTAAATccttaaattcaaattttgaaacaaattttttaataccaatCATggattaaaaactaattatgaatttttacagGCAAAAACCATACCTTTTACAGTAATAGTGATTTGTGCAGCATACGCTGGCTTAAAACTGActcaaattttcatttttgcaTGGGCAGGCTCGCAACTCACAATGGAGgtgaataaaacaaatttttaaacaataacagctctaaaattttcagttcatattatatttattgcaatagagtgaaaatttaatagacACTATTTACGCAGCCAATTGGCTTGGGAATAAACGTACGATGACTTCGATATTAATGATGCTCACCCAAAAACCGCTGGTATTAACTGCCTGCAGCTTATCAACAGTATCAATAGATATGTTTGTGTCAGTGAGTATTAAATAATCACTTTCAATTTGAACTAATTAGTGATAATTGATTTATCTGTCTACAGGTAATCAACACAACTATTTCATACTATTTATTGCTAAAAACCTTTGAAGCCGAAACGTAGttcattatcaaatatttaatatgatgAACGATAGTAATTCCATTGTTAAAGTTATTATTGTCTACCGTATTGAATcgacatttattaattgtaattttaatataatttaggAATATAAACTCACCAGTAAACAGTTTCTCCAGAAATTAGTCTTTTAAAATGCGTATAATTGATCCAAcactgaaacaaaaaaaattaaaaatttttacaagacacaaaaaattcaattttgaaaaCATTGTTCTTATATTTTGAACTTTGTATTTTACGATTAAGTTTTATAGCAAGACTTATTCCCAATGACTGCTGGATTAAGACTGACGCTAAGAGATCCATTATAAAATTTCCGATCGATCGAAAAACTATCACTGTAATTGTCAGTagaataaaactttttaaaatttattattataatagcgagaactttaaatttacatgtgatcggtaaattaatttttttaccatatTAAACTTTGGATTTATACGAAGAAAATTACTCGGATAATCTCTTCATTATCATAAAGCTTAGTCTTTTCTAAATTACTATAAACGATTTCTTTGTTAACATGTCAGAAAGCAGTCTTTCCAAGTATAGAACATATCGTGGGCTGACTAAAGCATTACTTACAGCCGGAGGTCTTTGGCCTTACCACAATTCGTCTATTTTTTATCGAGTTTGGCCGTATCTGCAGATCATTGTAAGCTCAGGGATGGTGTTGGCAATATTGGGGTTCGTTCGCGAACATTTTTCAAATGTTGCTCTCGTGACTCGCGGGCTAAGTGTTATGACAAGTCATTTGACAACAATGTTCAAGgtatttgttgaaaatattgacGACAAAAAACAGAGACgatcaaattcattttattatttgttacatgTGGTCAAAAGTTGATGTGTTTGGCGATAAATCGCGAGGATCTAGCGGAGCTCCATGAACACCTCGACCCGTATGtggaaaatttgttaaaaacattCAAGTCTACAGATTTGATCTTAAAAGATGTTAACAGCTTCAGATTACTATCGTGGGGGCTGACATTCTTTGCATTTATCGCTACGTGTGCTTTGATTTTCATGCCTTTGTTGGTAATTTTACACTATCATCAGCAAGGAATTGAGCTGACTAATTACCCGTTAATTTACCCGAGTGTTTATCCCTGGAAAATAATTTCGAATGGATGGGTCTACAAAGCAAATTACGTTTTTGAATCAATTGCGACTCTAATTATGTTTTTTGTGACCGCTTCTGTCGACTCTCTATTCAATCTGTATGTTTTCCAAATGGTGGGGCAGCTGCGCGAAATTTCGTACTGCATCACACACCTCGATAgtttcgataaaaataatagtgttGTTCAGTGTGTTGTTCAGtacgaaaaattgatgaaatgCATGGTGTTACTTGAAAAAATCTATGGGTTTATTTTTCTATGGATCATGGCGACAAATGCTGTTGTGCTTTGCTCGTTATTGTT
This genomic interval from Cotesia glomerata isolate CgM1 linkage group LG1, MPM_Cglom_v2.3, whole genome shotgun sequence contains the following:
- the LOC123273454 gene encoding uncharacterized protein LOC123273454 isoform X3, producing the protein MIAEKRIEYMKFRIMVKRFLCIIGFWSSENSNIFFKNLLFLHLSFFIIPIIGVINFFKTHISNIHLATKGLSVLVGFSTIIVKVVCFVINRKDINDLYEILDPYVDELLNKSGISDIILKGISNFRRLCKVAAGFVTVSCSSYAIAPILSIISQWRLEKRPIRYNLIYPTAYPWEHPASGFLYNCHFLNEYLTTFSIITVTASIDSVFVYYVFQIIGMIREISHHMSRFDQGNADAVIRQCVQQYEVLLECRRKVEKIFGPIILWSMGTNAIILCAVIFQLSHAKTIPFTVIVICAAYAGLKLTQIFIFAWAGSQLTMETLFTQPIGLGINVR
- the LOC123273500 gene encoding odorant receptor 13a-like codes for the protein MIVKNRKMYIRFQTLIRRLQLIISFWSSKDSSILFLSLPFLHLGGFVLPLIGVVNFFRTYISNINLATKGLSVLVGYSTVIMKMITFIIKRKEINKLHSLLEPYVEKLVEKSGMSHDVLREVSMFRGLCATLTGCVTTSSTLYAVIPLVTVFNQWRHNKPIKMNHLYPVIYPWEKAPTGAVFYCQIINEYFTTFSIITVTSSVDSLFVYYAFQMVCMIRDIAHNISSLTEENCQEIVGKCVRQYAVLLECRSEMDKVFGPIILWSMGTNAVVLCGLIFQLSHAKTIPVLTMFLCAAYVAFKVTQIFMFAWAASKFTTESDDLSDTIYAADWFGGKDRMKAITIMLAQKPLVFTACSFSTISIEMFSAVMNTTISYFLLLKNFDPDA
- the LOC123273550 gene encoding uncharacterized protein LOC123273550 isoform X2, translated to MSESSLSKYRTYRGLTKALLTAGGLWPYHNSSIFYRVWPYLQIIVSSGMVLAILGFVREHFSNVALVTRGLSVMTSHLTTMFKLMCLAINREDLAELHEHLDPYVENLLKTFKSTDLILKDVNSFRLLSWGLTFFAFIATCALIFMPLLVILHYHQQGIELTNYPLIYPSVYPWKIISNGWVYKANYVFESIATLIMFFVTASVDSLFNLYVFQMVGQLREISYCITHLDSFDKNNSVVQCVVQYEKLMKCMVLLEKIYGFIFLWIMATNAVVLCSLLFQISQMKSISITRGLLFTTYITLKVIQTFMYTWGGSYLTDEVMNTTLSYFFLLEAMDS
- the LOC123273454 gene encoding putative odorant receptor 92a isoform X1, which encodes MIAEKRIEYMKFRIMVKRFLCIIGFWSSENSNIFFKNLLFLHLSFFIIPIIGVINFFKTHISNIHLATKGLSVLVGFSTIIVKVVCFVINRKDINDLYEILDPYVDELLNKSGISDIILKGISNFRRLCKVAAGFVTVSCSSYAIAPILSIISQWRLEKRPIRYNLIYPTAYPWEHPASGFLYNCHFLNEYLTTFSIITVTASIDSVFVYYVFQIIGMIREISHHMSRFDQGNADAVIRQCVQQYEVLLECRRKVEKIFGPIILWSMGTNAIILCAVIFQLSHAKTIPFTVIVICAAYAGLKLTQIFIFAWAGSQLTMESENLIDTIYAANWLGNKRTMTSILMMLTQKPLVLTACSLSTVSIDMFVSVINTTISYYLLLKTFEAET
- the LOC123273454 gene encoding uncharacterized protein LOC123273454 isoform X4 encodes the protein MIAEKRIEYMKFRIMVKRFLCIIGFWSSENSNIFFKNLLFLHLSFFIIPIIGVINFFKTHISNIHLATKGLSVLVGFSTIIVKVVCFVINRKDINDLYEILDPYVDELLNKSGISDIILKGISNFRRLCKVAAGFVTVSCSSYAIAPILSIISQWRLEKRPIRYNLIYPTAYPWEHPASGFLYNCHFLNEYLTTFSIITVTASIDSVFVYYVFQIIGMIREISHHMSRFDQGNADAVIRQCVQQYEVLLECRRKVEKIFGPIILWSMGTNAIILCAVIFQLSHAKTIPFTVIVICAAYAGLKLTQIFIFAWAGSQLTMEPIGLGINVR
- the LOC123273550 gene encoding odorant receptor 82a-like isoform X1, translated to MSESSLSKYRTYRGLTKALLTAGGLWPYHNSSIFYRVWPYLQIIVSSGMVLAILGFVREHFSNVALVTRGLSVMTSHLTTMFKLMCLAINREDLAELHEHLDPYVENLLKTFKSTDLILKDVNSFRLLSWGLTFFAFIATCALIFMPLLVILHYHQQGIELTNYPLIYPSVYPWKIISNGWVYKANYVFESIATLIMFFVTASVDSLFNLYVFQMVGQLREISYCITHLDSFDKNNSVVQCVVQYEKLMKCMVLLEKIYGFIFLWIMATNAVVLCSLLFQISQMKSISITRGLLFTTYITLKVIQTFMYTWGGSYLTDESENYKDAVYASNWFGNKNLMTNVKMTLCQKSLILTACNFSIVSVKIFVMVMNTTLSYFFLLEAMDS